The genomic segment TTATCACCAGCTCGCCCCTCATCTAACTGTTTATTAAACATTTCAATACCAGTCACCACAGTCTTTTGAGTGTCTCTTAAACCAATTACTTCAACTTCATCATTCAACTTTAAAATACCACGCTCAATACGGCCAGTTACCACCGTACCTCGGCCTTCAATAGAAAAAATATCTTCAATCGGCATTAAGAAAGTTTTGTCCACTTCGCGAGTTGGCTCGGGAATATATTCATCTACTTTATTAACCAATTCCATAATAGACTGAACATAAGGATCATCAGCTTTACCAGCCTTAGCCGCTTCCAAAGCCTTTAAAGCGCTACCGCGAATAATTGGGGTAGTATCACCAGGAAATTCATATTTCTTAAGCAAATCCCTAACTTCTTCTTCCACCAAATCAATTAAATCTTTATCATCCACCATGTCAACTTTATTCAAAAAAACCACAATATAAGGCACACCTACCTGACGAGCCAATAAAATATGCTCGCGAGTCTGAGGCATTGGACCATCAGCCGCCGACACAACTAAAATAGCGCCGTCCATCTGGGCCGCACCAGTAATCATGTTTTTTACATAATCAGCGTGACCTGGACAATCCACGTGAGCGTAATGCCTCTTGCCTGATTCGTATTCAACGTGAGCGGTATTAATAGTAATACCACGAGCCTTTTCTTCCGGAGCATTGTCAATCTGATCGACTGACTTGTCCTGAGAAGCATGGCCACCCAACTTAAGTACCTGCAACAAAGCCGCGGTCAAAGTAGTTTTGCC from the Patescibacteria group bacterium genome contains:
- the tuf gene encoding elongation factor Tu; this translates as MADKFDRSKPHINIGTIGHVDHGKTTLTAALLQVLKLGGHASQDKSVDQIDNAPEEKARGITINTAHVEYESGKRHYAHVDCPGHADYVKNMITGAAQMDGAILVVSAADGPMPQTREHILLARQVGVPYIVVFLNKVDMVDDKDLIDLVEEEVRDLLKKYEFPGDTTPIIRGSALKALEAAKAGKADDPYVQSIMELVNKVDEYIPEPTREVDKTFLMPIEDIFSIEGRGTVVTGRIERGILKLNDEVEVIGLRDTQKTVVTGIEMFNKQLDEGRAGDNAGLLLRGLKKDDVERGQVLAKPGTVTPHTEFEAEIYVLTKDEGGRHTPFLKGYKPQFYIRTTDVTGEVILPEGTEMVMPGDKLKINVKLISPVALEATQRFAIREGGRTVGAGVVSAIVK